From one Paenibacillus sp. FSL K6-1330 genomic stretch:
- a CDS encoding BadF/BadG/BcrA/BcrD ATPase family protein, with protein MEIFIGVDGGGTKTEATAINSAGEVLSRFTGGSTNPYIVTFDKAMEELRTVLDGLLAPLFNKSLIFTSICLGMSGVSSAEERRRVQSFLHSYFQQRQLSMRIYMRSEAEISLMAVLERQYGILAISGTGSNTYAITKSGDIHRVGGWGHLLGDEGSGYQIGLQALKSVIKSHEGILPPTIMSNLIVAAYPLQHITDLKSYIYQPAITKQDIASFARCCIEAAEAGDEAANRIIRQQAEELADTTSALIRRQAEFAESELVRIGSIFKHSQSFRETYTSILLTRYPRLRFPEGNRERTPAHGAALLACKLFTDGVSDLL; from the coding sequence ATGGAAATTTTTATCGGTGTGGATGGTGGCGGTACCAAGACCGAAGCAACCGCTATCAACAGCGCTGGAGAAGTGTTGTCCCGGTTTACCGGAGGTTCCACCAATCCCTACATTGTAACCTTTGATAAAGCGATGGAGGAACTCCGAACGGTGTTGGATGGGCTTCTGGCACCTCTTTTTAATAAGTCATTAATATTCACATCAATATGTCTTGGAATGTCAGGTGTAAGCTCTGCAGAAGAACGACGTCGTGTTCAGTCCTTCCTTCATTCCTATTTCCAGCAGCGGCAGCTCTCGATGCGTATTTACATGCGCTCGGAAGCCGAAATTTCATTAATGGCCGTACTGGAACGTCAGTATGGAATACTTGCGATCTCGGGAACCGGATCCAATACCTATGCTATAACCAAATCGGGAGACATCCACCGCGTCGGTGGCTGGGGACATCTTCTCGGAGACGAAGGCAGCGGCTATCAGATCGGACTTCAGGCTCTAAAATCTGTCATTAAGAGCCACGAGGGCATTTTGCCACCCACCATCATGAGCAACCTGATTGTTGCAGCCTATCCTCTCCAGCATATTACCGATCTCAAATCTTACATTTACCAGCCCGCTATAACGAAACAGGATATCGCTTCCTTCGCCCGCTGCTGCATAGAAGCAGCCGAAGCCGGTGATGAAGCGGCAAACCGTATCATCCGGCAGCAGGCAGAAGAACTGGCCGATACAACAAGCGCTCTCATCAGGCGGCAAGCTGAATTCGCAGAGAGTGAACTCGTGCGGATCGGCTCGATCTTCAAACATTCGCAATCGTTTCGGGAAACGTACACTAGCATTCTGCTAACGCGTTATCCCCGCCTCCGGTTCCCCGAAGGAAATCGTGAACGTACACCCGCCCATGGCGCGGCCCTGTTAGCCTGCAAGCTATTTACAGACGGCGTCTCTGACTTGCTGTAG
- a CDS encoding MraY family glycosyltransferase: protein MLYFAAFVISMVLVLVLIPPFRKLAIKLDFVDKPRPDSERKIHREPIPLTAGIAIFIGFFITYFALTGVISREAVGIFIGSALILGIGLVDDWYKSQGKELASLPKLIVQVSAAVVVYSYGIAFEGFNNPFTGQYINLPEWLQLILTILWIFGVTTVINFSDGIDGLAGGLSAISGGTLFVVAITLGRGESALLAVILVGAALGYLKYNKPPARVFMGDAGATFLGFILGIIALDGAFKGATLASLFVPIFALGVPIFDNIIVVIRRMLQSKPIYQADASQAHYRLLATGLNQKQTLVFLCLLNLCFGLAAIILAMNGGA from the coding sequence ATGCTATATTTTGCAGCGTTTGTCATATCTATGGTGCTGGTATTGGTCCTGATTCCGCCATTTCGCAAGCTTGCGATCAAGCTTGATTTTGTGGACAAGCCAAGGCCGGACAGCGAGCGGAAAATACACCGCGAGCCGATACCGCTGACGGCGGGAATCGCCATATTTATCGGATTTTTCATCACTTATTTTGCACTTACCGGTGTCATTTCAAGGGAAGCGGTAGGTATCTTTATCGGTAGCGCCTTGATTCTCGGGATTGGCCTCGTGGACGATTGGTATAAGTCCCAGGGCAAGGAGCTGGCATCGCTGCCGAAGCTCATTGTACAGGTCAGCGCAGCCGTCGTTGTATACAGCTATGGCATCGCGTTTGAAGGATTCAACAATCCGTTTACGGGTCAGTATATTAACCTGCCGGAATGGCTGCAGCTCATCTTAACGATTCTGTGGATATTCGGTGTAACGACAGTCATTAATTTCTCGGATGGCATCGACGGTCTTGCCGGAGGACTCTCCGCCATATCCGGAGGTACGCTGTTTGTTGTGGCGATTACGCTGGGCAGAGGCGAGTCCGCGCTCCTCGCTGTCATTCTTGTAGGTGCCGCGCTAGGATATCTAAAGTACAACAAGCCGCCGGCCAGAGTGTTTATGGGGGATGCCGGAGCCACTTTCCTTGGGTTCATACTCGGGATTATTGCTCTGGATGGTGCGTTTAAAGGGGCAACCCTGGCGTCCTTATTCGTTCCAATCTTCGCACTGGGCGTGCCGATCTTCGATAATATCATTGTAGTCATCCGCAGAATGCTTCAGTCGAAGCCGATCTATCAGGCCGATGCATCCCAGGCGCATTATCGTTTGCTGGCAACGGGACTCAATCAGAAGCAGACGCTAGTATTTCTGTGCTTGCTGAATCTCTGTTTCGGTCTGGCTGCCATCATACTTGCGATGAATGGCGGTGCTTGA
- a CDS encoding SDR family oxidoreductase, translating into MNDMTGKIIIVTGANSGMGLATTVELAKGGGHVVMACRSQARGEAALRQALQESGSSKIELMTLDLGSFDSIRVFASDFKAKYDRLDVLVNNAGVVTLKRELTQDGYEAMMGVNHLGHFLLTNELLEPLQRARQGRVVNVSSGAHKVGSIHLDDPNLGKGFNVVKGYAQSKLANILFTKELARRLQPTKVTVNALHPGAVSTSIGVNRDTGFGKAVHKLLGPFFLTAQEGARTAIYLASSPEVEHVTGEYYVKCKPAKTTEKARDPKLAARLWAWSEQQVGWKSDKGR; encoded by the coding sequence ATGAATGACATGACAGGGAAAATCATCATCGTGACAGGAGCGAACTCCGGAATGGGCCTGGCGACAACCGTGGAGCTGGCCAAAGGGGGAGGGCACGTCGTCATGGCTTGTCGGAGCCAAGCCAGAGGAGAAGCGGCTCTTCGGCAAGCGTTACAAGAGAGCGGCAGCTCGAAAATTGAGCTGATGACATTGGATTTGGGCTCTTTTGATAGCATCAGAGTTTTTGCTTCCGACTTTAAGGCCAAATACGATAGGCTCGATGTATTGGTAAACAACGCGGGTGTGGTCACCCTCAAACGGGAATTGACGCAGGACGGATATGAAGCCATGATGGGGGTCAATCATCTGGGGCATTTTTTACTGACGAACGAGCTCCTGGAGCCTCTTCAGCGTGCCCGCCAGGGGAGGGTTGTGAACGTATCCTCTGGCGCACACAAAGTGGGCAGCATCCACTTGGATGACCCTAATCTCGGTAAAGGATTCAATGTGGTCAAAGGTTATGCGCAGTCCAAATTGGCGAATATTTTATTTACGAAAGAGCTGGCTCGTCGGCTGCAGCCGACAAAGGTAACGGTCAATGCGCTCCATCCCGGTGCAGTGAGTACCAGCATTGGCGTGAACCGGGATACAGGCTTTGGCAAAGCGGTCCATAAGCTGCTTGGTCCGTTCTTTCTAACCGCGCAGGAAGGTGCGCGGACAGCGATTTACTTGGCTTCAAGCCCTGAAGTAGAGCATGTGACAGGGGAATATTACGTTAAATGCAAACCGGCCAAGACCACCGAGAAGGCAAGGGATCCGAAACTTGCCGCTCGCCTGTGGGCATGGAGTGAACAACAGGTAGGTTGGAAGTCGGACAAGGGTCGATGA
- a CDS encoding pyrimidine-nucleoside phosphorylase produces the protein MRMVDLIAKKRDGKELTTEEINFFIDGYTKGDIPDYQVSAMNMAIYFQDMTDRERADLTMAMVNSGETIDLSAIEGIKVDKHSTGGVGDTTTLVLAPLVAALDIPVAKMSGRGLGHTGGTIDKLESIEGFHVEISKDEFVNLVNQHKIAVIGQTGNLTPADKKLYALRDVTATVNSIPLIASSIMSKKIAAGSNAIVLDVKTGAGAFMKTVEDARELAHAMVSIGNNVGRKTMAVISDMSQPLGVAIGNSLEVQEAIDALRGEGPKDLEELCLALGRQMVFLAQKADSLEDAEEMLREVIRNGKALEKFKEFIQNQGGDPSVVDHPDRLPKAQYLIELPAQQDGVVAELVADEIGTAAMLLGAGRATKESEIDLAVGLMLNKKVGDAVKKGDSLVTIHANRENVDDVKQKLYESIRIADHADAPVLIYDIVTE, from the coding sequence ATGAGAATGGTTGATTTAATTGCGAAGAAGCGAGACGGCAAGGAACTGACAACCGAAGAGATCAATTTCTTCATCGACGGATATACCAAGGGAGATATTCCCGACTATCAGGTGAGCGCCATGAACATGGCGATTTATTTCCAGGACATGACCGATCGGGAGCGGGCGGACCTGACGATGGCAATGGTAAACTCCGGAGAAACGATTGATCTGTCCGCAATTGAGGGAATCAAGGTTGATAAACACTCCACCGGGGGCGTAGGCGACACCACGACACTCGTTCTGGCTCCGCTTGTAGCGGCACTGGATATTCCCGTAGCGAAGATGTCCGGACGCGGCCTCGGCCATACCGGAGGAACGATTGACAAGCTGGAGTCCATTGAAGGATTTCATGTGGAGATCAGCAAAGATGAATTTGTGAACCTTGTGAATCAACATAAAATCGCCGTCATCGGCCAAACCGGGAATCTCACCCCGGCGGACAAAAAACTGTATGCGCTTCGGGATGTGACGGCTACCGTTAATTCCATTCCGCTGATTGCCAGCTCCATTATGAGCAAGAAGATTGCTGCAGGCTCGAATGCGATTGTACTGGATGTTAAAACCGGAGCAGGCGCGTTCATGAAAACCGTGGAGGATGCCAGGGAATTGGCACACGCCATGGTTAGCATTGGCAACAATGTCGGCCGCAAAACGATGGCCGTCATTTCCGATATGAGTCAGCCGCTTGGGGTTGCGATCGGCAATTCGCTGGAAGTACAGGAAGCAATCGATGCGCTTCGCGGCGAGGGTCCGAAGGATCTGGAGGAGCTGTGCCTGGCTCTAGGCCGGCAGATGGTTTTCCTTGCTCAAAAGGCAGATTCGCTTGAAGATGCCGAAGAGATGTTAAGAGAGGTTATCCGCAACGGCAAGGCATTGGAGAAATTCAAGGAATTCATCCAGAACCAGGGCGGAGATCCATCCGTGGTGGATCACCCCGACCGACTGCCGAAGGCGCAGTATCTGATTGAGCTTCCTGCACAGCAGGACGGTGTTGTCGCGGAGCTGGTAGCGGATGAGATCGGTACCGCAGCGATGCTGCTTGGAGCCGGTCGTGCAACGAAGGAATCCGAGATTGACTTGGCTGTAGGCCTGATGCTGAACAAGAAGGTCGGCGATGCCGTGAAGAAGGGCGATTCCCTTGTAACCATTCATGCTAACCGCGAGAACGTAGATGACGTGAAGCAGAAGCTGTATGAGAGCATTCGGATTGCAGATCATGCGGATGCGCCAGTATTGATTTATGACATTGTGACGGAGTAA
- the deoD gene encoding purine-nucleoside phosphorylase — MSTHIGAKPGDIAESILLPGDPLRAKFIAETYLEDVTCYNEVRGMLGFTGTYKGKRISVQGSGMGVPSIGIYVNELIRDYGVKNLFRVGTCGAMQEHVRVRDVILAQAACSDSGMNRHHFNGYDFSPIASFPLLLGAYERGKEKGLKMHVGNVFTSDVFYREDKSVVEKLMQHGVLGVEMETTALYTIAARFGVNALTILTVSDHLLTGEETSSEERQTTFNEMMEVALDTAISL; from the coding sequence ATGAGTACACATATTGGAGCGAAACCAGGAGATATTGCGGAGTCGATTCTGCTGCCAGGCGACCCGTTGCGAGCTAAATTTATTGCCGAGACGTATCTGGAGGATGTGACCTGCTACAACGAAGTGCGGGGCATGCTCGGATTTACGGGAACCTACAAAGGAAAACGCATCTCCGTGCAAGGTTCGGGCATGGGCGTGCCTTCCATCGGGATTTATGTCAATGAACTCATCCGGGATTATGGCGTCAAAAATTTGTTCCGTGTCGGAACATGCGGTGCGATGCAAGAGCACGTTCGTGTGCGCGACGTTATCCTGGCCCAGGCGGCTTGCTCGGATTCCGGCATGAACCGTCACCACTTTAACGGTTATGATTTCTCCCCGATCGCCAGCTTCCCGCTGTTGCTCGGCGCCTATGAGCGCGGCAAGGAGAAAGGCCTTAAGATGCATGTCGGTAACGTGTTCACGTCCGATGTGTTCTACCGTGAGGACAAATCAGTGGTTGAGAAGCTGATGCAGCACGGCGTGCTGGGCGTAGAGATGGAAACAACGGCCCTCTACACAATTGCCGCACGCTTCGGCGTAAATGCTCTGACGATCCTGACTGTAAGTGACCACTTGCTGACAGGGGAAGAGACTTCATCCGAGGAGCGCCAAACGACGTTTAACGAGATGATGGAAGTCGCATTGGATACGGCGATTTCGTTGTAA
- the murQ gene encoding N-acetylmuramic acid 6-phosphate etherase, with translation MTNILSQLTTEQPHENTQNIDQLSSEQIMILINSEDSLITDAIRELIPLIARAADLVVEAFQKGGRLFYIGAGTSGRIGILDASECPPTYGTDPSMVQGLIAGGFRAVKEAIEGAEDSEELGEQDIHENGINEKDVVIGIAASGRTPYVLGAMRRAKECGAVVIGLCNNYESPMHQYADFVIEAVVGPEVIMGSTRMKAGTSQKLILNMLTTTAMIRIGKVYKNLMVDLNPSNNKLVHRAKRIITLATGASEDAVEKAYHESGAHVKTAIVMLLANVNAVEASKLLDGTSGFVRSAIDMKTTK, from the coding sequence ATGACGAATATTCTAAGTCAATTGACAACCGAACAGCCTCATGAAAATACGCAGAACATTGATCAGTTGAGCTCAGAACAAATTATGATCCTCATCAATAGCGAGGATAGCCTGATCACCGATGCGATCCGCGAGCTTATTCCTCTTATAGCCAGAGCGGCAGATCTCGTAGTAGAGGCTTTCCAGAAGGGCGGCAGATTGTTCTATATAGGTGCCGGAACCAGCGGTCGAATCGGGATTCTGGATGCATCCGAGTGTCCGCCTACCTACGGGACAGACCCTTCTATGGTGCAGGGATTGATCGCCGGTGGTTTCAGAGCCGTGAAGGAAGCTATCGAAGGTGCCGAGGATAGCGAGGAGTTAGGTGAACAGGATATCCATGAAAACGGGATCAACGAGAAGGATGTTGTCATCGGCATCGCTGCAAGCGGCCGCACGCCCTATGTTCTTGGTGCAATGAGACGCGCCAAGGAGTGTGGAGCCGTTGTCATCGGACTCTGCAATAACTACGAATCGCCGATGCATCAGTACGCGGATTTTGTGATCGAAGCTGTTGTCGGACCGGAAGTGATCATGGGCTCCACGCGGATGAAGGCCGGTACTTCGCAAAAGCTGATTCTGAACATGCTGACAACGACCGCCATGATTCGAATCGGCAAAGTGTACAAAAACCTAATGGTCGACCTCAACCCGTCCAATAACAAGCTTGTGCATCGCGCCAAACGCATCATCACCCTGGCAACGGGAGCATCTGAGGATGCTGTTGAGAAGGCATACCATGAATCGGGCGCCCATGTCAAAACCGCCATCGTGATGCTTCTGGCTAATGTCAATGCCGTAGAAGCGTCCAAACTCCTTGACGGTACCAGCGGATTTGTTCGCAGCGCGATCGATATGAAAACGACGAAGTAG